From the Oncorhynchus gorbuscha isolate QuinsamMale2020 ecotype Even-year unplaced genomic scaffold, OgorEven_v1.0 Un_scaffold_2823, whole genome shotgun sequence genome, the window TATAACATTTGTTGGCACCTTCAATTCTTGCACATTTTCTCATAAAAGTATAGTTTAACACTGCTTCTATCTAGGATGTAAACACAGCCTCAGGTGAGGTCTGAAAACTCAAACTGTTTGCAGTATGTGTTTGATGAACTCCCAGAGACGGAAATAAGATAAACATCTGTTTTTGAGTGCACTTGAAAAGTGCAGCATGCAATACAAATTGTCCCATGAAGAGGTAACTCCGTTCACCATTtagccttttttttttttttttttttaaagctaacCAATGTTAGTTTGACTAGCCTAGCCTGCTACTGTAACTGTCAATTTGCCTGCTCATGAGGCTAGTGTTTCATTAGCTATCATGTTTTGGTCTGATTACATGTCTCTTTTCAAGTAACAAGCTGCAGGCTTAAAGAAACATTCAATCATATACTTTGATTAGAAAGCCAAAGAAAAGCGTATAGAAAGATGTGTGTGTCATGTATGCTAGAATGGAGGTGTAAAAACTAGGCTGAATATGCAAATTAGCCAACACAGCATATCCTACACATATACTGTAGCATACCTTGCATTACAATGTCCTCTATAAAACAACTGGGGAAAATGTATACAATTTGGTCTGCAATAAGAGAACCAGAGTTTGATTTCTAAACCAGAGGACAACAGAATTCTATTCACTGCATGTTACAATAGTAAAACAATCTCTTTGTCACCTCGTCACACTGATTCTATATTGCATTTAGTCCTTGAGATGGTCTAGGGAGCATCTGTGGTTGGTGCTCTTCAACTTTAAAATGCACTatacccctcaaactcaactctggacctagAAGCCAGttctccggacctcgtagggtaagagttgaatattCCTGCACTAGAGTGTGTAAGGCAAAACCTGAAAAGAAAAGGCAACAGGCAAATAAACAAACACTGGAGAAAACctcaaaaatattttatttatgtattatctatCTGTGTTTTCTGTGTTTTCAAATGGACACGGACATGTATAAGATTGGTTTCCAGAATATGGAACGAAGAGAGTACAGCCAATACCAGGTTAGTTATAGAATCTATTGCAGTGTTTTGATTAGGCAAACCAGTAATATCCAGAAATGCTGGATAACAACTATCTTTGGTTATATCATATCTAGTGTAGCTAAAATCTATGAATGttttttgccatggggcagataGAAAAATGTTGCTGTTTTCGAGCTCAGTGATTCTTAAAAGATGGGACAATCTACCTTTTTTCTACAAATATTTGTCTTAATATTAACAAAATGTGAAgtttatattttgacagacaaAAGTATCAGCTGTTAACACCCTGTAAAGGAACAACCTATTTTTTTATTAAATGCAACTAAGTGGATTTATGTCAACTCCGTCAGACACCATAAAAGGCATTTAATTTGTACAATTTTTGTCAAACAAGTGCTTCATTATTTAACGCTAACATTTAGATTATTCATTCATGTGTAATACAAATCTCcaaacacatttttgtttttgttttatagCCATATTAAATGCTCCAGGGCTAATTTAGTTAGTAATCTGGCATGGTTTTCTAGATTTTGAACATAAAAGAACAATTATAAAGCTAATCTTAATCCTTAGGTCTAGCACAGCAAATACATTCATTGTTGAAGCATATGTTGCAGAACAGTGATTACAATTTTTGTTCAGAATATTGACAACAAAATCAATCAATCTTACGGGTGTTACTACCTctgtagatgggagaaccttccagaaggacaaccatctctgcaccaataaggcctttttggtagagtggccagacggaagccgctgctcagtaaaaggcacatgacaacccacttggagtttcccaaaaggcacctaaaggcctCTTAGACCATGAGAGGCAAgatcatctggtctgatgaaaccaagattcaactctttggcctgaatgccaagcgtcacatctggaggaaacctgccaccatccctacgttgaagcaaagtggtggcagcatcatgctgtggggatgtttttcagcggcagggactgggagactagtcaggatcgagggaaagctgaacagagcaaaatacagagagatccttgatgaaaacctgctccagagtgctcaaaacccaaaggggtacacattttagtttttttcccaagcactacacagctgattcaaatcatcaaagccTTTTGATGAGTTGAagaatttgaatcagctgtgtagtgctagggcaaaaacaaaaatgtgtacccctttgggtccccaggaccaggtttGAGAACCAGTGATCTAGCTAATGATTAGCACACTGGGGTAAATGTAGATGGACAACCCCATGCAAACCCATAATATAGGTTGTTATGCTtattgcttttgggtcctcaggACCAGGTTTGAGACCCAGTGAGCTAGATTATACACTCAAAACATTATCTTGTTGCTAGCAACTTAGACTATTGCTGAcctgactgacccaaactttcCACTGGTACTCAGCCAAGGATGTATATACACTGAATAATGTAGGCCTATCTGTTACATCGGACTCCAGTTACTGcttaccatgctatgttgttgtctttggtctctttttatgtagtgttgtctctcttgtcgtgaaaggccttttgccttttgttagggcgtcattgtaaataagaatttgttcttaaccaacttagttagcctagttaaataaagattaaaaataaataaagcacTTCtctgcagcttttgacattattgatcataatctgctgctggaaaaagcgtaagtgttatggctttacatcccctgctatattgtggatctAGAGTTACCTgtttaacagaacacagagggtgtttttTAATGGAATCCTCTCCAACATAATATAGGAAGAGTCAGGCATTCCCCAgagcagctgtctaggccccttactttttaaaTCTTTACTCATGACTTTCACTGGTGCTGAGTgaagcctgtgtgtctgtgactcAACACGACACACATCAGCTACCAGAGCaggtgaaatcactgcaacacttaagagctgcagtcattttcagaatgggtggcaagaagTTAGTCCTAAATACATGAATTTCACCGagctgtcagtttaaactactagcacacaactCAGACAccaatgcataccccacaagacatgccaccaggtctcttcacagtccccacatccagaacagactatgggaggtgcacagtacaaCAGAGCCATGACATGCCgactattccacatcaagtagctcatgcaagcagtaaaataagACTTTAAAAATAGAGAATACAATTTATGGGACAGCAGggactgagaagagacacatcgGCACAAACACCATAACATATGCAATATAGACACACAATGGATTTTGTGTGGTAGAGGCTTGAAATCTTTTTTAGAATGTATCAAACTGCCTTTATTTTTGCTGGACCCCATTTAGAGTAAATCCTGCCTTGACAACAGCTAAATGGGATCCATAACTAATACCAATGTTTGTCAATTAAGGAATATGCTTTTTAATCAGATGCCATCTAGTGGCTTTTTTTGAGAGTGTCAGGTTATCACaaatctctggccctctgtgtggccttgGCACAGGTAAAATGGATTTAGAAATAGAATGACTTAGCTGCAAAACATTACCCTAAATATAAACCAACTCCGTGAACACCatattttatttaaatgtattctATTTTACCATGTCAATACTTCTTAGTTGTAaatggtggcagttgtgaaaagaGAATAGTTGCAGTTTTCAAAAATGCCTTTGTTGATTTGACACTGTTCTCATTAGGCCATTTCCCCCTTTAACCAAATGGTCTACCCACTAGAAACTGTTACTAGTTGGACACCAAAATATGTAGCAATATTTTCTCAGTGTAAAGTATTAAAGTTACGCTTGCCTGTTAATTATCAAAATGTTATACTTCAGTAAAGTATCAGTATCTTTGCAACCATGTGACAGCTCCAACAAGCCCCGTATGGTGAACGAGAGACTTGTAGATTTACTATTGAGTATTCAGTTCAGAGTTTGCTGTAGGGGAACTAGTGTGCATTACCAACTGAAATTAACAAAATGAGTGAAGATTGagtgtgtcagtaagagccgAATGTTAGAGAAAGACACCATAACAGCTGGCTAACGGATTTACCCAGCAGGACGCAAGGGTTTGATTGACTTGGACATTTTATAAACTTGGGATACGCAGAGTGAAGGTCTACAGCAACTGTAGTTACTCATTTCACTCCTATGGACTTAGAGTTGACAGTTGGGTCCTTCATTGACATGGCACTACTACAAGATGCGGTAAAGGACACCCTCTGTGGTCAGACGTAACATGCTTTATTAAACTTCTCCGATTGTTATGACCCTCAGCCACGAGTAGGTCTACAATTGTCAGTATTTATCACTGGTATGAAGATGCTCAGTAAGACAGAGCAAAGAACCTGAATAGACTGACACATCATTACAACAGGTCAACACTTAGAAATCATCAacaaaaacattgatattttaaattgttttacAAGATGCCTTGCCTCCAAAATACAGTAGTGTTGTCAACAGAAACACCTCAATGTTACAGCTGTGTTGCACTGCACCAGTTTAACACTCTCCGCTCCCTATAAATGTAAAGCCAGTAGGATCTATCAGAGAAGCCAGGAGTCCTGGTCTGGGGCTGGAGAACATAGCCTAGGGATGAAAGTAGTTTAGCTCTGGCCTCCCAGGGTGTGCTTGTCAAACAGGTACTCTGCCATCTTGTTGTTGACAGCATCCATCTTGGGGAGGTTGGTGATGTGGTCTCCCAGCTTCTTAATGGCCTCCACCTGCTCAATCAGGTAATGGGTCTCCAGGAAGTCACATAGCTAAAGAGGGAAAACAGGTCAGACAAGAGAATGATTACAGACAATTGTAGATACAGTAACACAAGAGCCTGGTGGTAATGGAATAAGTGCtgatataactaggcaagtcagttaaaaagaAATTATTTACAGAAACATCCTAacgtggaacagtgggttaactaccttgttcaggggcagaacagatttttagcttgtcagctagaggattcgatccagcaaccttttggttactggaccaacgctctaaccgctaggcaacCTGTCGCCCCTTATGCATTAGCTGCATAGTAGGCATCTGGACTATCGTGTAGTGGCAAAGCAGCAGGCCACACAATCCTGTGTGGGATCCCTGGGGGGAAAGAGACGAGCATAGGTTCCTCCCAAGATGCCACCTGCTTCATTCAAGGTATGTCCTTCCATCTCTACATGGGATACAACCACATTCATATTGAATCAATTTGGACTGTCTGACTTTGGTTTACCTATTGCCTTGCAGTGTCTGGCAGCACTGTGTTCCTGTTAGAGCCACCAGCACAAGCACCAGACGATGCTGATCCAGTGAGTACTCCATCAAAGGCATACTGTAGGCCTGGCATGTCTTGTCTACTAGCTTCAATATGAATCCGATTAAATGTGATAGGGTGAAGGCCCCagtgcagcagcaacagcacatgatggagacgatgatgatgaggaggagaccATCTCTCTGGATTCCAGAAGGCATGAGGTATCATGGTAAGACTGTGAAAGTACTATTTACTCTACAATGGTGAGGAGTCCTCATCAAAATCAAAAAATCTAATTTCTTTTACAGGACCCAGATGCTATACAGTGGGAAAACCAGCCTGGCAACATAGTGCGTATTAATAAAAGGACACCACATCCTGCCAAATTCCAGCTGCGCTAATTGTATTGTGTTCACAGAGCTCACAAGCTATCAGAAAGTTGTATGGCAACCACCTCCGGCGCCAAATAGAACTGGCAGACATAGACATTCAGTACAAGAAGAAAAAGATGGAAAATCTTGCACTGGAGTCCGAAATAAAAAAGAGGACAATTAGGAAACTGGACCTTGAAATAAAAAAActtgagagggaggtgagataTGCCTTCAATGTACACTGTATGCTAACTGTAACACAAATGTATTAATCATTATTTGTATTTCCTCCCCCAGCTCCAAGAAGATGACACAGCTCAAAATAAAAATTAGGTATATTCTCGTAAAGTCAAGTGAGCCATGACATATGAGCTCTTATTGTGAGCACACAGGACGGTGGCATCTTTCTAaggttttttttattttcccaGCAATCAGTACAACCAAGTCATCGTTATAAGGCATCGCCCTCTTTTGCCCACCCCCAGCACCAGGTGTGGCCACTAGCCTATATGAAGGCCCAAAATTGTGTGTTCCTTTCTGCTCTGACAATGGCATGCCCATTCGTGCGAGATGTGGTGGATGAAGAAGCACTTGTGCTGAGGAGAGCCTTCAGGCGAGAAAGGGTCTTCAGGGACCGGTTGGACCCACTGGCCTTCCCTGATGACCATCTATATGAAAGATACAGGTTTTCTGCAGATGGCATCAGGTATCTATGCAGACTACTGGGTCCCAGGATTAAGCACCGCACTGCACGGAGCCATGCACTGAGTGTGGAGCAAATGGTTTGTGTGGCCTTGCGCTTTTTGCTAGTGGAGCCTTCCTGTACTCAGTGGGGGATGCAGAACAGCTGAACAAGGCCACAATTTGCCGCACAATAAGGAGTGTGTGTCTGGCTATCAAAGCATTAGCAGATGTCTTCATCTCCTTCCCTGGCCACAGAAGACTCTGTGACATCAAAGAGGAGTTCTATAGGATTGCAGGTAAGAGGATCTACAAATTACAGGACAACTGTTAACACATAGTAGGATACTCATTACTTTGTGTGACAGGTTTCCCCAATGTCATTGGTGCAGTGGACTGCACACACATAAGGATAAAAGCCCCTCAGGTGCCCATGAGGCCGATTTTGTGAATAGgaaatcctttcacagcattaatgTTCAGGTGAACATAACTTTTTGATATTGTCCATTGACGAACACTCTGCATTGCCAGTGATGTGCATTGATTGGTGTAATATTCCTCATCTTATGATTTCAGATGGTCTGCAATGCTGACTGTGTGATcagcaatgttgtggcaaaatggcctggCTCAGTCCATGACTCCAGAATCTTTCGGGCCTCTGAAATCTATCAGTGCCTATCACAAGGTAAGCCACACAACCCCTATTTATAACCATCATGGCTGTGTCAAGaatatcactgtgtttatgaggtagtaatgatgagatTTTGTGTTGACAGGTGAATTCTCTGGTGTGTTGCTGGGAGACAGGGGGTATGGCTGCCAGCCTTTTCTCCTGACACCTTTCACAGACCCCAGGAAGCACAGCAGGCCTACAACCATGCCCATGCCAGGACCAGGGCCAGAGTTGAAATGACCTTTGGCCTCCTGAAGGCACGCTTTCACTGCCTTCACAAATTAAGGGTCAGCCCTGTTAGGGCATGTGATATTACTGTGGCTTGTGCTGTCCTCCACAATGTGGCCtgcctgaggaaggagagggcccCCAGAGTGCCACCAGCCATGGACTGGGACAATCCGGCAATCTTCCC encodes:
- the LOC124017591 gene encoding putative nuclease HARBI1; this encodes MENLALESEIKKRTIRKLDLEIKKLEREHQVWPLAYMKAQNCVFLSALTMACPFVRDVVDEEALVLRRAFRRERVFRDRLDPLAFPDDHLYERYRFSADGISGAFLYSVGDAEQLNKATICRTIRSVCLAIKALADVFISFPGHRRLCDIKEEFYRIAGFPNVIGAVDCTHIRIKAPQVPMRPIL